The following are encoded in a window of Mycobacterium sp. ELW1 genomic DNA:
- a CDS encoding queuosine precursor transporter, giving the protein MTSSQATARADVPTPGFAQVGSRYYPVFVSVFTALVIISNVTATKGVAFGPVIGNWSIITDGGFIVFPLTYVIGDVLSEVYGFTAARRAIILGFAMNILAALAFWVTIYLPSADFYTNQEHFENIVHAYTQLIVAGLAGFIVGQTINAWTVVKIKERTKEKHLWARLIGSTFAGQLGDTLVFCSIAAGAIGITSFGDFVTYTALGWVYKTAVEVIMLPVTYRVIGYIKRHEPTYTLMV; this is encoded by the coding sequence GTGACAAGCAGCCAGGCCACCGCACGCGCCGACGTTCCCACCCCCGGATTCGCGCAGGTCGGTTCTCGCTACTATCCGGTCTTCGTTTCGGTCTTCACGGCGCTGGTGATCATCTCCAATGTCACCGCCACCAAGGGCGTCGCGTTCGGGCCCGTCATCGGAAACTGGTCGATCATCACCGACGGCGGTTTCATCGTCTTTCCGCTGACCTACGTGATCGGCGACGTGCTGTCCGAGGTGTACGGGTTCACAGCCGCGCGCCGGGCCATCATCCTCGGCTTCGCGATGAACATCCTGGCGGCGCTGGCGTTCTGGGTGACGATCTATCTCCCGTCGGCCGACTTCTACACCAACCAGGAACACTTCGAGAACATCGTCCACGCCTACACCCAGTTGATCGTCGCCGGCTTGGCCGGCTTCATCGTCGGGCAGACCATCAACGCGTGGACCGTCGTCAAGATCAAAGAACGCACCAAGGAGAAGCATCTGTGGGCGCGGCTGATCGGCTCGACCTTCGCGGGCCAGCTCGGCGACACCCTGGTGTTCTGCAGCATCGCCGCCGGCGCCATCGGCATCACCAGCTTCGGCGACTTCGTCACCTACACCGCACTCGGCTGGGTCTACAAGACGGCCGTCGAAGTGATCATGCTGCCGGTGACGTATCGGGTCATCGGCTACATCAAGCGGCACGAGCCGACGTACACCCTGATGGTCTGA
- a CDS encoding ABC transporter substrate-binding protein: MSAQWTRRGFLGAAGAAGVLVAAACSSNKSDDANPTSVTIKHIFGETTIAAPPKRVVSAGFTEQDDLLAVGVVPIAVTNWFGDQPLGVWPWARAKLGSAQPVVLNLDNGIQVDQIAALKPDLIVAVNAGLDADTYKKLSAIAPTIAQSDDDAFFEPWKDQASAVGTAVFQGRQMKQLIADVDTKFADVAKNNPGFKDKKAVLLAGSFTGGTVTATLPGWRTDFLTAMGFQIADSITAYAVDDHRAAIPRDKLADALDSADVLIWSTESDADQAALSADPGVAKLATRNVFTGLDLAGAIAFASPLSYPVVADQLPPLLSRALA; this comes from the coding sequence GTGAGCGCGCAGTGGACGAGGCGTGGATTCCTGGGAGCCGCTGGGGCAGCGGGCGTGCTGGTTGCTGCGGCGTGCTCGTCGAACAAATCCGACGACGCCAACCCCACCTCGGTGACCATCAAGCACATCTTCGGCGAGACCACGATCGCCGCACCGCCGAAACGAGTCGTCAGCGCCGGCTTCACCGAGCAGGACGACCTGCTCGCGGTCGGGGTGGTCCCCATCGCCGTGACCAACTGGTTCGGTGACCAACCCCTCGGCGTATGGCCATGGGCCCGCGCCAAGCTCGGGTCGGCCCAGCCTGTTGTCCTCAACCTGGACAACGGGATTCAGGTGGATCAGATCGCGGCGCTCAAACCCGACCTGATCGTCGCCGTCAACGCCGGGCTCGACGCCGACACGTACAAGAAGCTCTCAGCGATCGCGCCGACCATCGCCCAGTCCGACGACGACGCCTTCTTCGAACCCTGGAAGGACCAGGCCAGCGCGGTGGGAACCGCGGTGTTCCAGGGCAGGCAGATGAAGCAGTTGATCGCCGACGTCGACACCAAGTTCGCCGACGTGGCCAAGAACAACCCCGGTTTCAAAGACAAGAAGGCGGTGCTGCTGGCGGGCAGTTTCACCGGCGGCACCGTGACCGCGACGCTGCCCGGCTGGCGCACCGACTTCCTGACCGCGATGGGTTTCCAGATCGCCGACAGCATCACCGCGTACGCCGTCGACGACCACCGGGCCGCGATCCCCCGCGACAAGCTCGCCGACGCCCTCGACTCCGCCGACGTGCTGATCTGGTCCACCGAGAGCGACGCCGACCAAGCTGCGCTGTCCGCCGATCCCGGGGTCGCCAAGCTGGCCACTCGGAACGTCTTCACCGGCCTGGACCTCGCCGGGGCGATCGCGTTCGCCTCGCCGCTGTCCTACCCCGTGGTGGCCGACCAGTTGCCGCCGCTGCTCTCACGCGCACTGGCCTGA
- a CDS encoding LysE/ArgO family amino acid transporter, with translation MTSPLLVGFLTSFTLIAAIGAQNAFVLRQGIRREHVLAVVSVCAVSDLLLITAGIAGIGAIITAHPNTVTVAKIGGAAFLFGYGAMAARRALKSASMAPAQNGSTRLISVLLTCLAMTFLNPHVYLDTVVLLGTLANQHADGRWLFGIGAVTASVVWFFSLGFGARRLAGLFATPLTWRILDGLIAVAMIGLGISLVVG, from the coding sequence ATGACCTCGCCCCTGCTCGTCGGATTCCTGACGTCGTTCACGCTGATCGCCGCCATCGGTGCGCAGAACGCGTTCGTCCTGCGTCAAGGAATCCGGCGTGAGCACGTCCTCGCGGTGGTCAGCGTGTGCGCGGTGTCCGATTTGCTGCTCATCACCGCAGGCATCGCGGGTATCGGTGCCATCATCACCGCGCACCCGAACACCGTCACGGTGGCCAAGATCGGCGGGGCAGCCTTCCTCTTCGGCTATGGCGCCATGGCGGCACGCCGAGCGCTGAAATCAGCAAGCATGGCGCCAGCGCAGAACGGCTCCACCCGGCTGATCTCGGTGCTGCTGACGTGTCTGGCCATGACCTTCCTCAACCCACACGTCTACCTGGACACCGTCGTGCTGCTCGGAACGCTGGCCAATCAGCACGCCGACGGCCGGTGGTTGTTCGGCATCGGCGCGGTGACCGCCAGCGTCGTCTGGTTCTTCAGCCTGGGGTTCGGCGCGCGCCGGCTGGCCGGGCTGTTCGCCACTCCGCTGACGTGGCGGATCCTCGACGGTCTGATTGCGGTCGCAATGATTGGACTCGGCATCTCGCTGGTGGTGGGTTAA
- a CDS encoding siderophore-interacting protein, whose product MSFTSATVVETLAPNQRLRRVRLRVDTPESLAVAPGADCAVGVYFDAATPNNGRTYSVRRQAGDLIELDILVQPGGPGSVWAQAARVGDRVGLDHARAWYRPPPSATRQLLVADLAGLPALARIMAEAPQAVSTTVVVEVLDNDDLDYLPARPDVTLIPSVGSGNGVAASRLAQLVRGLDLPADGYCWFGGEAAVSRDIRKHLRAGGWTIDQYDVMGYWRQDSAAWDARFALVGDDFLATYRQAIADGKSDKAAAEEFDDALERIGL is encoded by the coding sequence ATGAGCTTCACGTCCGCGACCGTCGTCGAGACGCTCGCGCCGAACCAGCGGCTGCGTCGCGTCAGGCTGCGGGTGGACACCCCCGAATCGCTCGCCGTCGCACCGGGCGCCGATTGCGCCGTCGGGGTGTACTTCGACGCGGCGACCCCGAACAACGGCCGCACCTACTCCGTGCGCCGCCAGGCCGGAGACCTCATCGAGCTCGACATCCTGGTGCAGCCCGGCGGTCCTGGCAGCGTGTGGGCGCAGGCCGCCAGAGTGGGCGATCGTGTCGGACTCGACCACGCCCGCGCGTGGTACCGGCCGCCACCGAGTGCGACGCGGCAGCTGCTGGTTGCCGATCTCGCCGGGCTACCCGCGCTCGCCCGCATCATGGCCGAGGCGCCGCAGGCCGTCTCCACCACCGTCGTTGTCGAGGTACTCGATAACGACGATCTCGACTATCTGCCGGCTCGGCCCGACGTCACGCTCATACCCAGCGTGGGCAGCGGGAACGGCGTCGCGGCGAGCCGGCTCGCGCAGTTGGTCCGCGGCCTTGACCTTCCGGCGGACGGCTACTGCTGGTTCGGCGGGGAGGCGGCCGTATCGCGGGACATCCGCAAGCATCTGCGCGCCGGCGGCTGGACCATCGACCAGTACGACGTCATGGGGTACTGGCGGCAGGACTCGGCCGCCTGGGACGCGCGGTTTGCCCTCGTCGGAGACGACTTCCTCGCCACATACCGGCAGGCGATCGCGGACGGTAAGAGCGACAAGGCGGCCGCAGAGGAGTTCGACGACGCCCTCGAGCGGATCGGCCTCTAG
- a CDS encoding TetR/AcrR family transcriptional regulator yields MVVEGRTYGGLSSLQRTQERRARLLDAARDLIAEVGVAPLTVDLVCQRAKLSKRYFYAEFSTKDDLLDACAEDLYSRLKAAMEVVLATAPKPERAHGVLRMVVHTLVASAADARLYMESPGFPRLRQLQQREISAFTERIAAEAMPFEGPPKPSVDRLLATRTMVTAATELIAAWLHGDVDTDEHTLVATLTATTLGAAGAV; encoded by the coding sequence ATGGTTGTCGAAGGACGCACCTACGGCGGGCTCAGTTCCTTGCAGCGCACGCAAGAGCGCCGTGCCCGACTGCTGGACGCCGCCCGTGACCTGATCGCCGAGGTGGGCGTCGCGCCGCTGACCGTCGACCTGGTGTGCCAGCGGGCGAAACTGAGCAAGCGCTACTTCTACGCCGAATTCAGCACCAAAGACGATCTTCTGGACGCCTGTGCCGAAGACCTGTACAGCAGGCTCAAGGCTGCGATGGAGGTGGTGCTGGCCACCGCTCCCAAGCCCGAGCGCGCTCACGGCGTCCTGCGCATGGTGGTGCATACCTTGGTAGCCAGCGCAGCTGATGCGCGCCTCTACATGGAATCGCCTGGATTCCCGCGGCTACGCCAGCTTCAACAACGGGAGATAAGCGCGTTCACCGAACGCATCGCGGCCGAAGCAATGCCGTTCGAGGGACCGCCGAAGCCGTCGGTGGACCGGCTGCTTGCGACCAGGACGATGGTCACCGCTGCCACCGAGCTCATCGCCGCCTGGCTGCACGGCGACGTCGACACCGACGAGCACACCCTCGTCGCCACGCTGACCGCCACCACGCTCGGAGCGGCCGGGGCGGTTTGA
- a CDS encoding cytochrome P450 produces MTTRIMDEAARVLANPQAYTDEAGLHSALAHLRAHAPVSWVDVDGYRPFWAITKHADIMDIERQNDLFTNDPRPILVVQDLDDKLRADREAGAGLSTLIHIDDPHHRDLRKIGADWFRPKAMRALKARCDELAKMYVDQMVERGPEIDFAQEIAVNFPLYVILTLLGLPESDFPRMLKLTQELFGGDDTEFQRDQDKDAMIAVLLDFFGYFSALTASRRENPTEDLTSAIANATINGEPLSDMDTASYYVIVASAGHDTTSAGIAGGLLELIRNPGELRRLQNDPGLMGTAVEEMIRCIVPVKEFMRTAQADTEVRGVPIAKGEAVLLSYVSANRDEEVFDDPMRFDVGRDPNKHLSFGYGVHFCLGAALARMEMNSFFTELVPRIKSIELAGDPELMATTFVGGIKHLPIRYSLA; encoded by the coding sequence ATGACGACACGGATCATGGATGAGGCGGCGCGCGTCCTGGCCAACCCGCAGGCCTACACCGACGAGGCGGGGCTCCACAGCGCGCTCGCGCACCTGCGTGCGCATGCCCCCGTGTCGTGGGTGGACGTCGACGGCTACCGGCCGTTCTGGGCGATCACCAAGCACGCCGACATCATGGACATCGAGCGTCAGAACGACCTGTTCACCAACGACCCCCGCCCGATCCTGGTGGTGCAGGACCTCGACGACAAACTGCGCGCCGACCGGGAAGCCGGGGCGGGCCTGAGCACGCTGATTCACATCGACGACCCGCATCACCGCGACTTGCGCAAGATCGGTGCGGACTGGTTCCGGCCAAAAGCCATGCGCGCGTTGAAGGCTCGCTGCGACGAACTGGCCAAGATGTATGTCGACCAGATGGTGGAGCGCGGACCGGAGATCGATTTCGCCCAAGAGATCGCGGTCAACTTTCCGCTGTATGTCATTTTGACGCTGCTCGGCCTCCCGGAGTCCGACTTTCCGCGGATGCTCAAGCTCACTCAGGAGCTCTTCGGCGGCGACGACACCGAGTTCCAGCGGGATCAGGACAAAGACGCGATGATCGCGGTGCTGTTGGACTTCTTCGGCTACTTCTCGGCGCTGACCGCGTCCCGCCGCGAAAATCCCACCGAGGACCTGACGTCGGCGATCGCGAACGCCACGATCAACGGAGAACCGTTGTCCGACATGGACACCGCCTCGTATTACGTGATCGTCGCCAGCGCCGGCCACGACACCACCAGCGCCGGAATCGCCGGCGGACTCCTCGAACTCATCCGCAACCCAGGCGAATTGCGGCGGCTGCAGAATGATCCGGGCCTGATGGGCACCGCAGTCGAAGAGATGATCCGCTGCATCGTGCCGGTCAAGGAATTCATGCGCACCGCCCAGGCCGACACCGAGGTCCGCGGCGTCCCCATCGCCAAGGGCGAAGCCGTCCTGCTGTCCTACGTCTCGGCCAACCGCGACGAAGAGGTGTTCGACGATCCGATGCGCTTCGACGTCGGGCGCGACCCCAACAAGCACCTGTCCTTCGGCTATGGCGTGCACTTCTGCCTGGGTGCCGCCCTGGCCCGCATGGAGATGAACAGCTTCTTCACCGAACTGGTGCCGCGGATCAAGTCGATCGAACTGGCCGGCGACCCCGAGCTGATGGCCACCACCTTCGTCGGTGGGATCAAGCACCTGCCGATCCGGTACTCACTGGCGTGA
- a CDS encoding LysR family transcriptional regulator ArgP, with amino-acid sequence MSAPGKARLDAGQLAAFAAIVELGSFEAAADRLHVTPSAISQRIKALEKQVGQVLLVRGKPCVATLAGTPLLRLAAQTAMLEAEAIAEMAGGGEAAPRPRIAMAVNADSMATWFVRVLSELSDVLLDIRIEDQDHSARLLREGVVMGAVTTERTPVPGCRVHPLGVMRYLPVASADYVKRYFSAGFTEEAVAQAPSLAWNRDDALQNMLVRKAFGRPVERPVTYVPTAEGFGAAVHAGLGWGMYPEQSAEQALADGSFVQVSDVHLDVPLFWQCWKLDSPLMESLTATVLAAAGALRRG; translated from the coding sequence CTGAGCGCCCCTGGTAAGGCTCGCCTGGACGCGGGCCAACTCGCGGCCTTCGCCGCGATAGTCGAACTCGGCAGTTTCGAGGCGGCGGCCGATCGGTTGCATGTGACGCCGTCGGCGATCAGTCAGCGCATCAAGGCTCTGGAGAAGCAGGTAGGCCAGGTGCTCTTGGTGCGCGGAAAGCCATGTGTGGCAACGCTGGCCGGCACGCCGCTGCTCAGGCTGGCCGCCCAGACTGCGATGTTGGAGGCCGAGGCCATCGCGGAGATGGCCGGTGGCGGTGAGGCCGCGCCACGCCCCCGGATCGCGATGGCTGTCAACGCCGACTCCATGGCGACGTGGTTCGTCCGGGTGTTGTCCGAACTGTCCGACGTGCTGCTCGACATCCGCATCGAAGACCAGGACCACTCCGCGCGGCTGCTGCGAGAGGGTGTTGTCATGGGTGCGGTCACCACCGAGCGCACCCCGGTACCCGGCTGTCGGGTCCACCCGCTGGGCGTGATGCGGTATCTGCCGGTGGCCAGTGCCGATTACGTAAAACGCTACTTTTCAGCGGGTTTCACGGAAGAAGCGGTGGCGCAGGCGCCGTCCCTTGCCTGGAATCGCGACGATGCACTGCAGAATATGCTGGTGCGCAAGGCATTCGGTCGTCCTGTTGAGCGTCCGGTCACATACGTGCCCACCGCGGAAGGCTTCGGCGCCGCGGTACACGCCGGCCTCGGGTGGGGGATGTATCCCGAGCAGTCGGCGGAACAGGCGCTCGCGGACGGGTCGTTCGTCCAGGTCAGCGATGTCCACCTCGACGTCCCGCTGTTCTGGCAGTGCTGGAAGCTCGACAGCCCGCTGATGGAGTCGCTGACCGCGACCGTGCTGGCCGCCGCCGGCGCGCTGCGGCGGGGCTGA
- a CDS encoding peptide MFS transporter has translation MADAVGTENAPAQRTFFGHPVGLANLFGVELWERFSYYGMLTILGYYLYYSLTEGGLGLPKATATGVVGAYGGLVYLSTVLGGWVADRLLGMERTVLYGGVVVMCGHIALAVLPGLTGVGVGLILIALGSGALKANASSLLGTLYEDGDPRRDGGFTLFYLGINLGSFVGPLITGLLQTKVGFHYGFGAAAVGMALGLTQYVVFRRNLGSNGRTPPNPLSRSHFVRTASIAAVVVAVVVVAFVFGLITLATLSQVTTGILVVASIAYFAVMLRSPRVEPLERTRVRAFIPLFIANAVFWSLFQQIFTVLAVYSDERMNWSIFGWRAPSNWIGSIEPVWIILLSPVFAAMWTKLGRRAPTTPRKFAYGVIGMGVAFLMFLPMAGTTGRSVPALFVAAIMAVFAISELMLSPIGLSVTTQLAPNAFRAQMMALYFFSVGLGTSMSGVLSGYYHPDREFAYFGILGVVAVGVGIIVWAFAPRVSRLMEGVH, from the coding sequence ATGGCCGATGCCGTCGGAACCGAGAACGCGCCCGCGCAACGAACATTCTTCGGCCACCCCGTGGGTCTGGCCAACCTCTTCGGGGTCGAGTTATGGGAGCGCTTCTCCTACTACGGGATGCTCACGATTCTCGGGTATTACCTGTACTACTCGCTCACCGAGGGCGGTCTCGGCTTACCCAAAGCCACTGCCACCGGCGTGGTTGGCGCCTACGGCGGACTGGTGTATCTGTCCACAGTCTTGGGCGGCTGGGTGGCCGACCGGTTGCTCGGCATGGAGCGGACGGTGCTCTACGGCGGCGTCGTGGTCATGTGCGGCCACATCGCGCTGGCGGTGCTGCCCGGACTGACGGGCGTCGGCGTCGGCCTGATACTGATCGCGCTGGGGTCCGGCGCGCTCAAAGCCAACGCCTCATCGCTGCTGGGCACGCTCTATGAGGATGGCGACCCTCGTCGCGACGGCGGATTCACGCTGTTCTATCTCGGTATCAACCTGGGTTCGTTCGTAGGCCCGCTGATCACCGGCCTCCTGCAGACCAAGGTGGGTTTCCACTACGGGTTCGGTGCCGCGGCCGTCGGTATGGCGCTGGGCCTGACCCAGTACGTGGTGTTCCGGCGCAATCTCGGCAGCAACGGCCGGACTCCTCCGAATCCGCTGTCCCGCAGTCATTTCGTGCGCACCGCGAGCATTGCCGCAGTGGTTGTGGCGGTGGTCGTCGTCGCCTTCGTCTTCGGTCTGATCACCCTGGCCACCCTCTCCCAGGTGACCACCGGGATTCTGGTCGTCGCCTCGATCGCCTACTTCGCGGTGATGCTGCGCAGCCCACGTGTCGAACCACTCGAGCGCACGCGGGTGCGGGCCTTCATCCCGCTGTTCATCGCCAACGCGGTGTTCTGGTCGCTGTTCCAGCAGATCTTCACCGTGCTCGCGGTGTACTCCGACGAGCGGATGAACTGGTCGATCTTCGGTTGGCGGGCACCGTCGAACTGGATCGGCTCGATAGAACCGGTGTGGATCATCCTGCTGTCGCCGGTGTTCGCGGCGATGTGGACCAAGCTGGGCCGGCGCGCACCCACCACCCCACGCAAGTTCGCCTACGGCGTCATCGGCATGGGCGTGGCGTTCCTGATGTTCCTGCCGATGGCCGGAACGACCGGACGCAGCGTGCCCGCACTGTTCGTGGCGGCGATCATGGCCGTCTTCGCGATCTCCGAGCTGATGCTGTCCCCGATCGGCCTCTCGGTCACGACACAGTTGGCCCCCAACGCATTTCGGGCGCAGATGATGGCGCTGTACTTTTTCTCGGTCGGACTGGGTACGTCGATGTCGGGTGTGCTGTCGGGGTACTACCACCCGGACCGCGAGTTCGCCTACTTCGGCATCCTCGGTGTCGTCGCGGTCGGGGTCGGCATCATCGTGTGGGCGTTCGCACCCCGGGTGAGCCGTTTGATGGAGGGCGTCCACTAG
- a CDS encoding AMP-binding protein: MREQYGALPSYAAGPDGAPLLDETIGANFERTAAAHAGVDALVEVATGRSWTYAELNREIDLVARALIASGIGKGDRVGIWAPNCAEWTVVQYATAKAGAILVTINPAYRTHELSYVLQHAGVRMLLSVTEFKSSHYRNMVAEVRQELPDLTEVVFLDSSDWESLRQRGETVSTDQLRARMDTLTPSDPINIQYTSGTTGSPKGAVLSHRNILNNGYFVTDLINFGPGDRLCIPVPFYHCFGMVMGNLGCTTHGATMVIPSAGFDPAATLAAVEQERCTALYGVPTMFIAVLGHPDLAHRDVSSLRTGIMAGAPCPVEIMKRCVDELNMTQVSIAYGMTETSPVSCQTLHDDDLERRTATVGRAHPHVEIKIVDPETGAVVERGATGEFCTRGYSVMLGYWNDEGKTREAIDDEGWMHTGDLAVMRDDGYCTIVGRIKDMVIRGGENVYPREIEEFLHTHPDIDDVQVIGVPDPRFGEEICAWIKMRPGSTPLDADGVRAFSAGQLAHYKIPRYVRVVDEFPMTVTGKVRKVEMRDEMVRLLDAQP; this comes from the coding sequence CTGCGCGAACAGTACGGTGCACTCCCGTCGTACGCGGCGGGACCTGACGGCGCTCCGCTGCTCGACGAGACGATCGGCGCCAACTTCGAGCGCACCGCCGCGGCACACGCGGGTGTCGACGCGCTGGTCGAGGTCGCGACGGGCCGGTCGTGGACCTATGCCGAACTGAATCGGGAGATCGACCTGGTGGCCCGGGCGTTGATCGCCTCGGGCATCGGCAAGGGAGACCGGGTCGGTATCTGGGCGCCCAACTGCGCGGAGTGGACCGTGGTGCAGTACGCCACAGCCAAGGCCGGCGCGATCCTGGTCACCATCAACCCCGCGTACCGAACTCACGAGCTGTCCTATGTTCTGCAGCACGCCGGCGTCCGAATGCTGTTGTCGGTCACCGAGTTCAAATCGTCCCACTACCGCAACATGGTCGCCGAGGTACGCCAGGAGTTGCCTGATCTGACCGAGGTGGTGTTCCTGGACTCCTCGGACTGGGAGTCGCTGAGGCAGCGCGGGGAGACGGTGTCCACCGATCAGTTGCGCGCCCGAATGGACACACTGACGCCGTCGGATCCGATCAACATCCAATACACCTCCGGGACAACGGGTTCCCCGAAGGGCGCAGTGCTCTCGCATCGCAACATCCTCAACAACGGATACTTCGTCACCGATCTGATCAACTTCGGTCCCGGCGATCGGCTGTGCATTCCGGTGCCGTTCTACCACTGCTTCGGCATGGTCATGGGCAACCTCGGCTGCACCACCCACGGCGCCACGATGGTGATTCCGTCGGCCGGCTTCGATCCGGCCGCGACTCTCGCCGCCGTGGAACAGGAACGCTGCACGGCGCTGTACGGGGTGCCGACGATGTTCATCGCGGTGCTCGGACATCCGGACCTCGCGCACCGTGACGTCTCGTCGCTGCGTACCGGCATCATGGCAGGCGCCCCCTGCCCGGTGGAGATCATGAAGCGTTGTGTCGACGAGCTCAACATGACGCAGGTGTCCATCGCCTACGGGATGACCGAAACCTCGCCGGTGTCCTGCCAGACGCTGCACGACGACGACCTGGAACGACGCACAGCCACCGTAGGGCGCGCGCATCCGCACGTCGAGATCAAGATCGTCGATCCGGAGACCGGTGCGGTCGTCGAGCGCGGTGCGACCGGTGAATTCTGCACTCGCGGTTACTCGGTCATGCTCGGCTACTGGAACGACGAGGGCAAGACCCGTGAGGCGATCGACGACGAGGGCTGGATGCACACCGGCGATCTGGCCGTGATGCGAGACGACGGCTACTGCACGATCGTCGGCCGGATCAAGGACATGGTGATTCGCGGCGGCGAGAACGTCTATCCCAGGGAGATCGAGGAATTCCTGCACACCCACCCCGATATCGACGACGTCCAGGTGATCGGTGTGCCCGACCCGCGCTTCGGCGAGGAGATCTGCGCCTGGATCAAGATGCGTCCGGGCAGCACACCCCTGGACGCCGACGGCGTACGGGCGTTCTCGGCCGGACAACTGGCCCACTACAAGATCCCCCGCTATGTGCGAGTGGTCGACGAGTTCCCGATGACCGTCACCGGGAAGGTGCGCAAGGTCGAGATGCGGGACGAGATGGTCCGGCTGCTCGACGCGCAGCCCTAG
- a CDS encoding acyl-CoA dehydrogenase family protein — translation MDFQYSSEHVALRDSTRDFLHVHGRDERGWRRVCTELELPGLAVPMEYGGVGATLVESAIVFEEFGRALSPLPLAAHVFAVHAVLRMGDDEQRHRLLPGLLSGAHVAAFAVTGPGAGDAAAATVSATRDDGRIVLDGLCGPVVHGHGADLLVVAARTGDDVGLYVVDTAAPGVDVTELPSFDTSRPVARVTLRQAAAERLDAVPDALDQVLDTARVLLAAEMLGGAESCLARSIEYACSRTQFDRPIGTFQAVKHMCAEMAIEIDATRVAVMFAAMSADDPGELAVAAPLVKAQAADTFTLCANTATQVHGGIAFTWEHELHRYLRRAKACEALFGSSSQHRALLADRVGL, via the coding sequence ATGGACTTCCAATACAGCAGCGAACACGTGGCATTGCGGGATTCGACCCGTGACTTCCTGCATGTCCACGGCCGTGACGAACGTGGCTGGCGCAGAGTGTGCACCGAACTGGAGTTGCCCGGGTTGGCCGTGCCTATGGAGTACGGCGGCGTCGGCGCAACACTGGTGGAATCGGCCATCGTGTTCGAGGAGTTCGGCCGCGCACTGAGCCCACTTCCCTTGGCGGCACATGTTTTCGCGGTCCATGCGGTGCTGCGCATGGGCGACGACGAACAGCGTCATCGCCTGCTGCCCGGCCTGCTCAGCGGGGCGCACGTGGCAGCATTCGCGGTGACCGGGCCGGGCGCCGGTGACGCGGCGGCGGCGACGGTCTCGGCCACCCGAGACGACGGCCGCATCGTCCTGGACGGCCTGTGCGGTCCGGTAGTGCACGGTCACGGCGCCGATCTGCTCGTCGTCGCCGCCCGCACCGGTGACGACGTGGGGCTGTACGTGGTCGACACCGCTGCCCCAGGAGTCGACGTGACAGAGCTGCCGTCCTTCGACACCTCCCGGCCGGTTGCGCGGGTGACACTACGACAGGCCGCCGCCGAACGTCTTGACGCAGTCCCGGACGCACTGGACCAGGTACTGGACACCGCGCGGGTACTGCTGGCCGCCGAGATGCTCGGCGGCGCCGAATCCTGCCTGGCCCGCAGCATCGAGTACGCTTGCAGCAGAACTCAATTCGATCGCCCGATCGGCACGTTCCAAGCGGTCAAGCACATGTGCGCGGAGATGGCGATCGAAATCGACGCGACCCGGGTGGCGGTGATGTTCGCGGCAATGAGCGCGGACGACCCCGGTGAACTGGCCGTCGCCGCGCCTCTGGTGAAGGCCCAGGCGGCGGATACGTTCACCCTGTGCGCCAACACCGCCACCCAGGTACACGGCGGCATCGCGTTCACCTGGGAGCACGAGCTGCACCGTTATCTGCGCCGGGCAAAGGCATGCGAAGCGCTGTTCGGCAGCAGCAGCCAGCACCGAGCCCTCCTGGCCGACCGGGTCGGCCTATGA